The Thermobifida halotolerans sequence TGGTCGAGGAGGGCGACCTGGCCGCCGGGGACCGGGTGGTCGTGGAGCACCGCCCCGACCACGGCATCGACCTCGCCAGCGCCTTCCGGGCACGCCGCGAACGCGACGTCGCCCTGCTGCGCCGCGTCGTCGAACTCCCCGGAAGCGCCGCCGAGTGGCGCGAACGGCTGGCCGCCACCGAAGTGCAGCTCGGGGACGCGTCGAAGTGACGGGACGGCGACGCCACGTCCGGCGGGCGCGGCGGGCCGAGCACCATCGGACATCACCGAGACTGAAGACATGCCCTCAGTCCCACTCGACGGCGTCCCCGTCCCCGACGACGGCGCACTGCCCGACTCCGCGTTGACAGGGGTCGGCACACGGCCGTTCGGGATCTACGTACACGTGCCGTTCTGCGCCACCCGCTGCGGCTACTGCGACTTCAACACCTACACCGCGGCGGAACTGCGCTCCCGGGACGGCTCGGCGGTCGCGTCCACGCTGACCTACGCCGACCAGGCCGTCGCCGAGGTGGACCTGGCCCGACGGGTGCTGGGCGACCGCGACGTCCCGGTGCGCACCGTCTTCGTCGGCGGAGGCACCCCCACCCTGCTGTCCCCCGAGCACCTGGGGCGGATCCTCGCGGCGATCGACGACCGGTTCGGCCTCGCGCCGGACGCCGAGGTCACCACCGAGGCCAATCCCGAGACCGTGGACCGCGGCTCCCTGCTGCGGCTGCGCGACGCCGGATTCACCCGGGTGTCCTTCGGCATGCAGAGCGCCCGCCCGCACGTGCTGGCGGTCCTGGAGCGCACGCACACCCCGGGACGGCCCGAACAGTGCGTGGCCTGGGCCCGGGAGGCCGGGTTCGCGCACGTCAACCTCGACCTCATCTACGGGACTCCCGGCGAGAGCGACGCCGACTGGAAGGAGTCCCTCAGCGCCGCGGTCGCGGCCGGTCCCGACCACGTCTCCGCCTACTCGCTCATCGTCGAGGAGGGCACCCGGCTCGCCGCGCGGGTGCGTCGCGGCGAACTCGCACGGCCCGACGACGACGTCATGGCCGACCGCTACCTGATGGCCGACGAGATGCTGTCCGCCGCGGGACTGCACTGGTACGAGGTCTCCAACTGGGCGGCCGACGCCTCCGCGCGCAGCGCGCACAACCTGCTGTACTGGACCGGCGGCGACTGGTGGGGGATCGGCCCCGGCGCGCACAGCCACGTCGGCGGCACCCGCTGGTGGAACGTCAGGCACCCCGCCGCCTACGCCGCCCGCCTGGCCGCGGGCCGCACCCCGGCGCAGGCCCGCGAGATCCTCGGCGCCGAGGACCGCCGCTTCGAACGCGTCCTGCTGGAGCTGCGGATCGCCGAGGGCTGCCCGCTGGACCTGCTCGACGACTCCGGGCGCGCCGCGGCCGCCCGCGCCGCCGCGGACGGACTGCTGGACGCAGACGCGCACGCCCGGGGACGCGCGGTGCTCACCCTCCGGGGCAGGCTGCTCGCCGACGCCCTGGTGCTCGACCTCACCTGACCCGGACAACGGGAACGGGCCCGGTCGAGTGCTCGTCCGGGCCCGTCGGCTGTGCGGGGTTACTTGACCAGCCGGGTGCTGACCGGGTAGCGGTACCACTCGCCCCTGTTGGCGGCCATGCCGGCGAGGATGCAGAAGACCAGGCTGAAGATCCAGACGACCATCGGCACGAAGAACAGCAGGCCGAAGGTGATGACCGACAGGATCCAGGCGGCCACCTGGGCGATGGCGATCATGATCTGGAAGTTCAGCGCCTCCAGCAGGTGGTGCCTGAGGTAGGGGGAGGAGGTGTCCTTCTTGACCAGGTACATGATGAGCGGGCCGAGGAACCCGGTGATGATGCCGAGAAGGTGCGTCAGCATCGAGAACATGTTGTCGTCGCTGCCGCCGTAGCCGGGCTGCTGCCCGTGACCCGGCTGCTGCGGGTAGCCCGGCTGCTGCCCGTAGCCCGGCTGCTGCGGGTAGCCGGGAGGGGGCGGGGGAGCACCGTAGCCGGGCTGCTGACCGCCCGTCGCGGAGGGGTCGGGACCGTAGCCTCCCTGACCGTGGTCCTCGGGGCCGTTGGGCTGGTAGGGGTTGCTCATGATCGTCCTCGTGTTCAGTCGGTGTGGGAGACGCGGGGCCGAGCCACCGCGGCGTCGGGGTGCGGAGGCGGTCTCCTCCCGACCCCGGAGGGTCGGCGTTGACTGTCCGTTGTCTCAGGTCGGCGTGGACCGTCCGATGATTCCGACGGACTCACCGTAGGGGAGGTTCCCGTCATTTGACCAGATGGACGGCGATCGGGTAGCGGTACCAGGCGTCCCTGGCCGCCGCGGTCGCGGCCAGTGCCCCGAAGACGAGGGAGAACAGCCACACGGCGACGATCAGCACCGATCCGGTCCAGGAGAGGTCCGGGACGAACACCCCGAACCCAACGAAGACCCCGACACCGATGACGTACGGGACGAACAGGGTCAGTTGGAGGTTCAGCGCCTCGGCCGCGTGGTGTCGCACGAAGGGTGAACGGCCTTTCACCGCCAGGTAGACGACCAGCGCGGGCAGCCATCCCGCGCACGCGAAGACCATTCCCACCAGGTGCGCGACCATCGCCCAGGAACTCCCGTCGGCGACCGGCGGCCCCGCCGCGGGCCCCGGGCCGAATCCCGGTTGCGCGTAGCCCGGGGGTGCGGGCGCGCCCGCGGGGGGTTGGGGGTGGGCGGGGTGCGGTCCCGTGGCGGGCCGGGCGGGACCCGGGGGCGCGAAATGCGGCGGAGAGGCGGCGGGCTGCGGTCCGGACGGCCCGAGACCCGACTGTCCCCCGGAGGGGGTGTGCTCCCGGGGCGGCTGCCATCCGGGAGGCGGGTCCTGGGGAGGAGGGGTGGGCGGCGTCTGGCTCATGTTCTCCCTTGACTGTGCCGATGGTCACGGACCCGGAACGCACGGTCCACACCGCGCAGCCTAGCCTCCGGAAGAGTACGGTGCGGTCACGAAGTCGATCAGTTCTTCGACACGTCCCAGCAGTCCGGGTTCCAGGTCGGCGTAGGAGCGCACCGAGCCCAGGATCCGCCGCCACGCCTCCTGGGGGTCGGCCCGCCAGCCGAGCGCGGCCAGCACCCCCTCCTTCCAGGGGGTCCCGCGCGGCACCGGGGGCCAGGCGGGGATGCCGACGGCCGACGGACGCACCGCCTGCCAGATGTCGACGTAGGGGTGTCCCAGGACCAGGACGTCCGGGGAGCGGACCTGTTCGGCGATCCGGCTCTCCTTGGAGCCGGGAACGAGGTGGTCCACGAGCACGCCGAGCCGCCGCCGGGGGGAGGGGGCGAACTCCGCGACGACCTCCACGAGGCGGTCCACCCCCTCCAGGCACTCCACGACCACGCCTTCCACCCGCAGGTCGTGTCCCCAGACCCGCTCCACGAGTTCGGCGTCCTGCACGCCCTCGACGAAGATCCGGCTCTCCCTGGCGGTCCGCGCCCGGTGGCCGGTCACCATGACCGAGCCCGAGGCGCTGCGCGGCGGGGCGTCGGGCGCGGTCGCGGGACGCACCACGGTCACCGGTCGACCGTCGACCAGAAAGGCCGCGGGGGTCATCTCGAACACCCGCCGCCGACCGTGGCGGTCCTCCAGGGTGAGGGTGGTGCGGTCCCAGGCGACCACCGCGCCGCAGAAGTCCTCGTCCGCGGTCTCGACGACCAGTCCGCGTTCGGCGGTGACGGTCGGAACGCTCCGGCGCTCCCGGCGCCACCGGTCGCCGGAGAGGACGTCGTCTCCGTACCGCCTGGAATGAGGGCGCATGCGGCGGATTGTAGCGGCCGGGGCGGTCGCCTCCGGGGATCGTGGGACGCCGGTCGCGGGTGGGGCGGAGGAGGTGACATGGTGAGAAGGGTTCCGTTCCGGGGAGTGAGGACGGGTCCGCTTCGGGGCAGACTTCGGTTGATACCGTGCTCGAACGGACATAACGCCGCTTGGTGTCCCCGCGTAGAATTAGCACTTAGGACCACGGAGTGCCAGGAGGTGAGCGCGTGCTCGACGACCGTAAACTCGCGGTGCTGCGTGCCATCGTCGAAGACTACGTGTCCACGAACGAGCCCGTGGGCTCCAAGGCGCTGGTCGAACGGCACAGGCTCGGGGTCTCTCCGGCGACCATCCGCAACGACATGGTGGCACTCGAGGAGCAGGGCTACATCGCCCAGCCGCACACCAGTGCGGGCCGGGTGCCCACCGACAAGGGGTACCGGCTCTTCGTGGACCGGCTCTCCACGGTCAAACCCCTGTCCAGGGCCGAGCGGCGGGCCATCGAGACGTTCCTGTCCGGCGCGGTCGACCTCGACGAGATCGTCTCCCGCACGGTGCGACTGCTGTCGCAGCTGACCCGGCAGGTGGCGATCATGCAGTATCCGTCGCTGACACGATCGTGCGTGCAGCACATCGAACTCGTGCCGCTGGGAACCCAGCGTGTCATGATGGTGCTGATCACCAACACGGGCCGGGTCGAGCAGCGCGTCATCGACGGTCTCGCGGAGGTCTCCGACGACGTGGTCGACAATCTGCGCGGGGTGCTCAACCGCGCTCTCGTCGGCAAGTGGCTCACCGACGCGCCCGAGGCGCTCTCGGGGGTCACGGTCCAGCTTCCGGCGGACGACCGTCCGATGGCGGAGTCGGTGCTGTCGGTCCTGATGGAGAGTCTCGTCGAGAAGCACGAGGAGAAGATCGTCTTCGGTGGTACCGCGAACCTCGCCGCGATGGGTTTCTCGGCCGACCTCCGGGACGTTCTCGAGGCCCTGGAAGAAAACGTCGTGCTCATCCGTTTGCTCGGTGAGATAGGCGACGCTTCGATGCTGACGGTGCGCATCGGCGCGGAGAACGCCCACGAGGGCCTGCACACCACGTCGATCGTCGCGGCGGGATACGGGATCGGCGACCAGACGCTGGCCAAGCTCGGGGTCGTCGGCCCGACCCGGATGGACTACCCAGGAACGATGGGAGCGGTACGCGCAGTGGCAAGGTACGTCGGTCAGATCTTGGCGGGGCAGTAAGTGGCCAGAGACTATTACGAGATCCTCGGCGTTCGCCGGGACGCGACCCAGGACGAGATCAAGAAGGCATATCGCCGTCTCGCGCGTGAGCTCCACCCGGACGTCAACCCCGATCCGGAGACCCAGGAGCGGTTCAAGGAGGTCGCCCAGGCCTACGAGGTGCTCTCCAACCCGGAGAAGCGCCGCATGTTCGACATGGGCGTCGACCCCTTCGCGCGCGGCGGCGCCGCCGGCGGCGGAGCGGGCGGCTTCGGCGGGGCGGGCTTCCCGTTCGACGACCTCATGAACGCGTTCTTCGGGGGAGGCACCGGAGGGCCCAGGACGGCGCGCGAACGCATGCGCCGGGGACGCAGTATCAAGGTGCGGGTCGAACTCGACCTCGCCGAGACCGCGTTCGGGGTCACCAAGGACATCACCTTCCCCACGGCGGTGGTGTGCGACACCTGCCAGGGCGAGGGAACGGCGCACGGAAGCCACCGCGAGACCTGCGACATGTGCGGCGGCCGGGGCGAGGTCTCCCAGGTCACCCGCTCCTTCCTCGGCCAGGTCATGACCACCCGGCCGTGTCCGCAGTGCTCGGGACAGGGCACCGTCATCCGCAACCCCTGCCCCGACTGCGCCGGTGAGGGCCGGGTGCGCGAGCGCGTCACCCGCAAGGTCCAGATTCCCGCGGGAGTCGAGGACGGCACCCAGATCCAACTGGCGGGCGAGGGCGAGGTCGGTCCGAACGGCGGACCGCGCGGCGACATCTACCTGGAGATCGTCCAGCGCCCGCACCCGATCTTCGAGCGGCGCGGCGACGACCTGCACTGCACGGTCACGGTGCCGATGACGG is a genomic window containing:
- a CDS encoding DUF4870 domain-containing protein, yielding MSNPYQPNGPEDHGQGGYGPDPSATGGQQPGYGAPPPPPGYPQQPGYGQQPGYPQQPGHGQQPGYGGSDDNMFSMLTHLLGIITGFLGPLIMYLVKKDTSSPYLRHHLLEALNFQIMIAIAQVAAWILSVITFGLLFFVPMVVWIFSLVFCILAGMAANRGEWYRYPVSTRLVK
- a CDS encoding DUF3097 domain-containing protein; the protein is MRPHSRRYGDDVLSGDRWRRERRSVPTVTAERGLVVETADEDFCGAVVAWDRTTLTLEDRHGRRRVFEMTPAAFLVDGRPVTVVRPATAPDAPPRSASGSVMVTGHRARTARESRIFVEGVQDAELVERVWGHDLRVEGVVVECLEGVDRLVEVVAEFAPSPRRRLGVLVDHLVPGSKESRIAEQVRSPDVLVLGHPYVDIWQAVRPSAVGIPAWPPVPRGTPWKEGVLAALGWRADPQEAWRRILGSVRSYADLEPGLLGRVEELIDFVTAPYSSGG
- the hrcA gene encoding heat-inducible transcriptional repressor HrcA, which encodes MLDDRKLAVLRAIVEDYVSTNEPVGSKALVERHRLGVSPATIRNDMVALEEQGYIAQPHTSAGRVPTDKGYRLFVDRLSTVKPLSRAERRAIETFLSGAVDLDEIVSRTVRLLSQLTRQVAIMQYPSLTRSCVQHIELVPLGTQRVMMVLITNTGRVEQRVIDGLAEVSDDVVDNLRGVLNRALVGKWLTDAPEALSGVTVQLPADDRPMAESVLSVLMESLVEKHEEKIVFGGTANLAAMGFSADLRDVLEALEENVVLIRLLGEIGDASMLTVRIGAENAHEGLHTTSIVAAGYGIGDQTLAKLGVVGPTRMDYPGTMGAVRAVARYVGQILAGQ
- the hemW gene encoding radical SAM family heme chaperone HemW, whose translation is MPSVPLDGVPVPDDGALPDSALTGVGTRPFGIYVHVPFCATRCGYCDFNTYTAAELRSRDGSAVASTLTYADQAVAEVDLARRVLGDRDVPVRTVFVGGGTPTLLSPEHLGRILAAIDDRFGLAPDAEVTTEANPETVDRGSLLRLRDAGFTRVSFGMQSARPHVLAVLERTHTPGRPEQCVAWAREAGFAHVNLDLIYGTPGESDADWKESLSAAVAAGPDHVSAYSLIVEEGTRLAARVRRGELARPDDDVMADRYLMADEMLSAAGLHWYEVSNWAADASARSAHNLLYWTGGDWWGIGPGAHSHVGGTRWWNVRHPAAYAARLAAGRTPAQAREILGAEDRRFERVLLELRIAEGCPLDLLDDSGRAAAARAAADGLLDADAHARGRAVLTLRGRLLADALVLDLT
- a CDS encoding DUF4870 domain-containing protein; the encoded protein is MSQTPPTPPPQDPPPGWQPPREHTPSGGQSGLGPSGPQPAASPPHFAPPGPARPATGPHPAHPQPPAGAPAPPGYAQPGFGPGPAAGPPVADGSSWAMVAHLVGMVFACAGWLPALVVYLAVKGRSPFVRHHAAEALNLQLTLFVPYVIGVGVFVGFGVFVPDLSWTGSVLIVAVWLFSLVFGALAATAAARDAWYRYPIAVHLVK
- the dnaJ gene encoding molecular chaperone DnaJ — protein: MARDYYEILGVRRDATQDEIKKAYRRLARELHPDVNPDPETQERFKEVAQAYEVLSNPEKRRMFDMGVDPFARGGAAGGGAGGFGGAGFPFDDLMNAFFGGGTGGPRTARERMRRGRSIKVRVELDLAETAFGVTKDITFPTAVVCDTCQGEGTAHGSHRETCDMCGGRGEVSQVTRSFLGQVMTTRPCPQCSGQGTVIRNPCPDCAGEGRVRERVTRKVQIPAGVEDGTQIQLAGEGEVGPNGGPRGDIYLEIVQRPHPIFERRGDDLHCTVTVPMTAAALGASLTIDTLDGPEEIDLRPGTNSGQVITLESKGCHHLNATGRGDLLIHVTVETPSRLDEEQEALLRKLAELRGEDRPPGKFSPGHGNLFSRLRDAFGAR